In the genome of Xanthobacteraceae bacterium, one region contains:
- a CDS encoding FAD-binding oxidoreductase, producing the protein MKSAKKKKKKPAPKTNGALLARFAKIVGEKNAIRDAAEIAPYVKEQRDLYRGKAAMVLRPGSVEEVAKILQLAGKTKTPVVPQGGNTGLVGGQISFDASAIVLSTQRLNKIREVDADANTMTVESGVILQNAQEAAAKHERLFPLSLGAEGSCTIGGNLSTNAGGTQVLAYGNARDLVLGLEVVLASGKILRGLRKLKKDNTGYDLRHLFMGAEGTLGIITAAVLKLFPAPRAISTAWIGVPSPEAALKLLNVALARCGSSLTSFELMPRIAIEFDLRHLPGARDPLSSPHPWYVLAEIFGDDETRTLETMETLLADGAQNGLITDAMIAANREQRAALWRMRTGITDVQKPEGGSIKHDISVPVSSVPAFMNEGTAAVEKMIPGARVVGFGHLGDGNIHFNISQPVGADKTKFLARWDDVNATVHAIVLRYGGSVSAEHGIGVLKRELLAETKDAVALSTMRAIKQALDPNGILNPGKVLRARRQP; encoded by the coding sequence ATGAAATCCGCAAAGAAGAAAAAGAAGAAGCCTGCGCCGAAGACCAATGGCGCATTGCTCGCGCGTTTCGCGAAAATCGTCGGCGAGAAAAATGCGATTCGCGACGCGGCCGAAATCGCCCCCTATGTAAAGGAACAGCGCGATCTCTATCGCGGCAAGGCTGCGATGGTGTTACGGCCGGGGAGCGTGGAGGAAGTCGCGAAAATCCTCCAGCTTGCGGGCAAGACCAAGACGCCCGTTGTCCCGCAAGGTGGCAATACGGGCCTCGTCGGAGGGCAGATTTCCTTCGACGCCAGCGCGATCGTGCTTTCCACGCAGCGGCTCAACAAAATCCGCGAAGTAGATGCGGACGCAAATACGATGACGGTCGAGTCCGGCGTCATCCTCCAGAACGCGCAGGAAGCGGCGGCGAAACACGAACGGCTGTTTCCGCTCTCGCTCGGCGCGGAAGGAAGCTGCACCATCGGCGGCAATCTCTCGACCAATGCCGGCGGTACGCAGGTTCTTGCCTACGGCAATGCGCGCGACCTCGTGCTCGGCCTCGAAGTCGTGCTGGCGAGCGGGAAAATCCTGCGCGGACTTCGCAAACTGAAGAAAGACAATACCGGCTACGACCTGCGCCATCTGTTCATGGGCGCTGAAGGCACACTCGGCATCATCACCGCGGCGGTGCTGAAATTGTTCCCCGCGCCGCGCGCGATTTCCACGGCATGGATCGGCGTGCCATCGCCGGAAGCGGCATTGAAGCTGCTCAACGTGGCGCTGGCGCGCTGCGGGTCTTCGTTGACCAGTTTCGAGCTGATGCCGCGCATCGCCATCGAATTCGACCTGCGGCACCTGCCGGGCGCGCGCGATCCGCTGTCCTCGCCGCATCCGTGGTACGTGCTTGCGGAGATTTTCGGCGACGACGAAACACGCACGCTGGAGACAATGGAAACGCTGCTCGCGGATGGCGCGCAGAACGGCCTCATCACCGACGCCATGATCGCCGCAAACCGCGAGCAGCGCGCGGCGCTGTGGCGGATGCGCACCGGCATCACCGACGTACAGAAGCCTGAAGGCGGCTCGATCAAGCACGACATTTCCGTGCCGGTATCTAGCGTGCCTGCTTTCATGAACGAAGGTACCGCTGCCGTAGAGAAAATGATTCCCGGCGCGCGCGTGGTCGGCTTCGGCCATCTCGGCGACGGCAACATTCACTTTAACATCAGCCAGCCGGTCGGCGCAGACAAAACAAAATTCCTCGCGCGCTGGGACGACGTGAACGCCACGGTACATGCCATTGTGCTGCGTTATGGCGGCTCGGTATCAGCCGAGCACGGGATCGGCGTACTCAAGCGCGAACTGCTCGCGGAAACGAAGGATGCGGTCGCGCTCTCCACCATGCGCGCGATCAAGCAGGCGCTCGATCCGAACGGGATCCTGAACCCCGGCAAGGTGCTGCGCGCGCGGAGGCAACCATAG
- a CDS encoding threonylcarbamoyl-AMP synthase encodes MLPADATAIAEAAGVLKRGGLAAFPTETVYGLGANAADPRAVAALYAAKGRPSFNPLIAHVRDIAAAKRLGVFSAQADALAAAFWPGPLTLVVKADENSPVCELARAGLDTVAIRVPSHPVARALLALCDFPVAAPSANRSGHVSPTRAEHVSADLGGKVDIILDGGACAGGIESTIVDCSGDMLRLLRSGGIPRAEIEKVAGPLSAANGSAISAPGMMASHYAPNAKLRLDAHDVQAGEALLAFGEPLPAGAEQAVKCLNLSPRGDLTEAAANLYAQLRTLDASGARGIAVAPIPAEGLGEAIRDRLQRAAAPK; translated from the coding sequence ATTCTGCCCGCCGACGCGACGGCAATCGCGGAAGCGGCGGGCGTGTTGAAGCGCGGCGGCCTCGCCGCGTTTCCGACCGAAACCGTCTATGGTCTCGGCGCAAACGCGGCCGACCCGCGCGCGGTCGCTGCGCTCTACGCCGCGAAGGGGCGGCCTTCCTTCAATCCGCTAATTGCGCATGTCCGCGATATCGCGGCCGCAAAACGCCTCGGCGTTTTCAGCGCACAAGCGGACGCGCTTGCGGCGGCATTCTGGCCGGGACCGCTCACGCTGGTCGTGAAAGCCGACGAGAATTCTCCGGTATGCGAACTCGCGCGCGCCGGGCTGGATACGGTTGCGATCCGCGTACCTTCGCACCCGGTTGCCCGCGCGCTGCTCGCGCTCTGCGATTTTCCGGTCGCCGCCCCGAGCGCGAACCGCTCCGGCCATGTCTCGCCGACACGCGCGGAGCATGTGAGCGCCGACCTCGGCGGCAAGGTGGACATCATCCTCGATGGCGGCGCGTGCGCGGGCGGGATCGAATCCACCATCGTCGATTGCTCCGGCGATATGCTCCGTTTGTTACGCAGCGGCGGCATTCCGCGCGCAGAGATCGAGAAGGTCGCGGGGCCGCTCTCCGCTGCAAACGGGAGCGCGATTTCCGCGCCGGGCATGATGGCTTCGCATTATGCGCCGAATGCGAAACTGCGGCTGGACGCGCACGACGTGCAAGCAGGAGAAGCGCTGCTCGCTTTCGGCGAGCCGCTGCCCGCGGGCGCCGAACAAGCGGTTAAATGCCTGAACCTTTCGCCGCGCGGCGATCTCACGGAAGCTGCCGCGAACCTCTACGCCCAACTTCGCACGCTGGATGCTTCCGGCGCGCGGGGTATTGCGGTCGCTCCAATTCCGGCGGAAGGTTTGGGCGAAGCGATCCGCGACCGCCTGCAACGAGCAGCCGCCCCGAAATGA
- a CDS encoding acyl-CoA dehydrogenase produces MSYRAPVSETMFFLEHCTAFNKIAGQGAQAELSSDLVQSVLEEAGKFAAERLAPLNRQADQIGSKLIDGKVVTPPGWKEAYQDWIAGGWNGLSGPVEFGGQGLPVMVAASAFEFWSSAAMSFGLCPLLTFAGVDALEAHGSEELKNTYLAKMVSGEWPGTMQLTEPQSGSDLANLRAKAVKQPDGTYKISGTKIFITYGEHDMTDNIIHLVLARLPDAPAGTKGISLFLVPKFMVNKDGSLGARNDVRCQSVEHKLGIHASPTCVMVYGDQGGATGYLVGEENKGLHCMFTMMNNARLGVGVQGVAIAERATQQAVQYAHDRKQGKAPGAKDLSPIAEHPDVKRMLMTMRALTNASRAICLRTASALDVANNTSDPAAKKAASEEASLLTPLAKSFSTDAGIEAASIGVQVHGGMGFIEETGAAQHMRDARITAIYEGTNGIQAIDLVTRKIGMTETLNRVLAEYRATAKKVAESNDPAFGKTALRLNATLDALERATKYIADALARDPAEALAGATPYQKLFGLAAGGSYLAQAALAERLESKPASRVAIARFFAENLCTQAEGLELTVTEGAASVSYTETMMVA; encoded by the coding sequence ATGTCCTATCGCGCGCCCGTTTCCGAGACGATGTTCTTCCTCGAACATTGCACCGCCTTCAACAAAATTGCGGGGCAGGGCGCGCAGGCCGAACTTTCCTCCGATCTGGTGCAATCGGTGCTTGAGGAGGCCGGAAAATTCGCAGCCGAACGCCTCGCGCCGCTGAACCGGCAGGCCGACCAGATCGGCTCGAAGCTGATCGATGGCAAGGTCGTGACGCCGCCGGGCTGGAAGGAAGCCTATCAGGACTGGATCGCGGGCGGCTGGAACGGCCTGTCCGGTCCGGTCGAATTCGGCGGGCAGGGTCTGCCGGTCATGGTTGCGGCTTCGGCTTTCGAGTTCTGGAGTTCGGCCGCGATGTCGTTCGGGCTTTGCCCACTGCTCACTTTCGCGGGCGTCGATGCCCTCGAAGCGCACGGCTCCGAAGAACTGAAGAATACATATCTCGCGAAGATGGTGAGCGGCGAATGGCCCGGCACCATGCAACTCACCGAGCCGCAATCCGGCTCCGATCTCGCGAACCTGCGCGCCAAGGCAGTGAAGCAGCCGGACGGCACCTACAAGATTTCCGGCACGAAAATCTTCATTACCTACGGCGAGCACGACATGACGGATAACATCATCCATCTCGTGCTTGCGCGTTTGCCCGATGCGCCCGCAGGGACGAAAGGCATCTCGCTGTTTCTGGTGCCGAAGTTCATGGTCAACAAGGACGGCTCGCTCGGCGCGCGCAACGATGTGCGCTGCCAGTCGGTCGAGCACAAGCTCGGCATCCACGCTTCGCCGACCTGCGTGATGGTCTATGGCGACCAGGGCGGCGCGACCGGCTATCTCGTCGGCGAGGAAAACAAGGGCCTGCACTGCATGTTCACGATGATGAACAATGCGCGCCTCGGCGTCGGCGTGCAGGGCGTCGCGATTGCGGAACGCGCAACGCAACAGGCCGTGCAGTACGCGCACGACCGCAAGCAGGGTAAGGCACCCGGCGCGAAAGACCTCAGCCCCATCGCGGAACATCCGGACGTGAAGCGGATGCTGATGACCATGCGCGCGCTGACCAACGCCTCGCGCGCGATCTGCCTGCGCACCGCGTCTGCGCTCGATGTCGCGAACAACACCAGCGATCCGGCGGCGAAGAAAGCCGCAAGCGAAGAAGCGAGCCTGCTGACGCCTCTTGCAAAATCGTTTTCGACCGATGCCGGTATCGAAGCGGCTTCGATCGGTGTGCAGGTACACGGCGGCATGGGCTTCATCGAGGAAACCGGCGCGGCGCAGCACATGCGCGATGCACGCATCACCGCGATCTATGAAGGCACCAACGGCATTCAGGCCATCGACCTTGTGACCCGCAAGATCGGCATGACCGAAACGCTGAACCGCGTGCTTGCGGAATATCGCGCGACTGCGAAAAAAGTTGCGGAATCGAACGATCCCGCCTTCGGCAAGACCGCGCTGCGCCTGAACGCAACACTTGATGCGCTGGAGCGCGCGACGAAATACATTGCCGATGCATTGGCGCGCGATCCGGCGGAAGCGTTGGCCGGTGCGACGCCGTATCAGAAGCTGTTTGGCCTCGCGGCGGGTGGATCGTATCTGGCGCAGGCCGCGCTGGCGGAACGCCTTGAGAGCAAGCCTGCAAGCCGTGTCGCCATTGCGCGTTTCTTCGCGGAAAATCTCTGCACGCAGGCGGAAGGCCTCGAACTCACCGTTACCGAGGGCGCGGCCTCGGTTTCGTATACCGAAACGATGATGGTGGCGTAA
- a CDS encoding NAD(P)-dependent oxidoreductase: MSLSGKTLFITGASRGIGLAIALKAAKDGANIAIAAKTDTPHPKLPGTIHSAAEEIEKAGGKALPLVVDVRDEVNVNEALKKTADKFGGIDIVVNNASAIQLLSTSQLDMKRFDLMHQINTRGTFAVSKFAIPFLEKSKNPHILMMSPPLDMKEKWFAPHTGYTMAKFGMSMVVLGLAGELRSKGIAVNALWPRTTIATAAVNNLLGGDALMQRSRTPEILADAAVRIFGKPSREFSGNFLVDDNFLAGEGITDFDQYRVNPAQSLQIDFFVPDSMPTPPGVSLDALQRAG, encoded by the coding sequence ATGTCTTTGAGCGGCAAAACCCTTTTCATCACTGGCGCGTCGCGCGGTATCGGCCTTGCGATTGCGCTGAAGGCGGCGAAAGACGGCGCTAACATCGCAATCGCTGCGAAGACCGATACGCCGCATCCAAAACTGCCCGGCACCATTCACTCGGCAGCCGAGGAAATCGAAAAGGCGGGCGGCAAGGCGCTCCCGCTGGTCGTGGACGTGCGCGACGAGGTGAACGTCAACGAGGCGCTCAAAAAAACCGCCGATAAATTCGGCGGCATCGACATCGTCGTGAACAACGCGAGCGCGATCCAGTTGCTTTCCACCTCGCAGCTCGACATGAAGCGCTTCGATCTGATGCATCAGATCAACACCCGCGGCACTTTCGCCGTTTCGAAGTTCGCGATCCCATTCCTCGAAAAATCGAAGAACCCGCATATCCTGATGATGTCGCCGCCGCTCGACATGAAGGAAAAGTGGTTCGCTCCCCACACTGGCTACACCATGGCGAAGTTCGGCATGAGCATGGTGGTGCTCGGCCTCGCGGGCGAATTGCGCTCGAAAGGCATCGCGGTGAATGCGCTGTGGCCGCGCACCACGATTGCGACCGCGGCCGTGAACAACCTGCTCGGCGGCGATGCGCTGATGCAGCGTTCGCGCACGCCGGAAATTCTGGCCGATGCCGCCGTGCGCATCTTCGGAAAGCCGTCGCGCGAGTTTTCGGGAAATTTCCTGGTTGACGACAACTTCCTCGCCGGTGAGGGCATCACCGACTTCGACCAGTACCGCGTCAATCCGGCGCAATCGCTGCAAATCGACTTCTTCGTTCCCGATTCGATGCCGACCCCGCCGGGAGTGAGCTTGGACGCACTACAGCGCGCGGGTTAA
- a CDS encoding histone deacetylase family protein, translating to MTTLLLSHPSALEHATPLGHPERADRIRALDEEFGKEEYSMLAREEAPQAALDVVTLAHPAEYAEKLHEIVPMEGAVRIDGDTVMSAKSWQPIMRAVGGAVYAVDEVFAGKASNAFVMMRPPGHHAEAATPMGFCFFNNVAIAARHARKKHGAERVAIVDFDVHHGNGTQDIFWNDPAVLYSSTHQMPLYPGTGAKNETGAANTIVNAPLSSGDGGTQFREAFNTVILPRINNFQPDLILISAGFDAHRNDPLANLNLVEDDFAWVTGKLMELADKHAKGRVVSVLEGGYDLEGLARSAGAHVRTLMRG from the coding sequence ATGACGACTCTCCTTCTTTCGCACCCATCCGCTCTCGAACATGCCACCCCGCTCGGACACCCTGAACGGGCTGACCGCATCCGCGCACTCGACGAGGAATTCGGCAAGGAAGAATATTCCATGCTCGCCCGCGAGGAGGCGCCGCAGGCCGCGCTCGACGTGGTGACGCTCGCGCATCCCGCCGAGTACGCCGAGAAGCTGCACGAGATCGTGCCCATGGAAGGCGCGGTGCGGATCGACGGCGATACGGTGATGTCCGCGAAAAGCTGGCAGCCGATCATGCGCGCGGTCGGCGGCGCGGTATACGCGGTCGACGAAGTTTTCGCAGGCAAGGCGAGCAACGCCTTCGTCATGATGCGGCCGCCCGGCCACCATGCCGAGGCTGCGACGCCGATGGGCTTTTGTTTCTTCAACAACGTCGCCATCGCTGCCCGTCATGCGCGCAAGAAGCACGGCGCGGAGCGTGTCGCGATCGTCGATTTCGATGTGCATCACGGCAACGGCACGCAGGATATTTTCTGGAACGATCCCGCGGTGCTTTATTCATCCACGCACCAGATGCCGCTCTATCCCGGCACCGGCGCGAAGAACGAGACGGGCGCGGCGAATACCATCGTCAACGCGCCGCTTTCTTCTGGCGACGGCGGCACGCAGTTCCGCGAAGCCTTTAACACCGTGATCCTGCCGCGCATCAATAATTTCCAGCCGGACCTGATCCTGATTTCCGCAGGCTTCGACGCGCACCGCAACGATCCGCTGGCGAACCTCAATCTCGTGGAAGACGATTTCGCGTGGGTGACCGGCAAGCTGATGGAACTCGCCGACAAGCATGCGAAGGGCAGGGTCGTCTCCGTGCTTGAAGGCGGATACGATCTCGAAGGCCTGGCCCGTTCGGCGGGCGCCCATGTCCGCACTCTCATGCGCGGCTGA
- a CDS encoding exodeoxyribonuclease VII small subunit codes for MAKDPKDANGDVAALPFEKALAELEAIVQKLEGGNVALEESIKIYERGEALKKRCETLLRDAEARVDKITLDAKGKPSGTGPLDPA; via the coding sequence ATGGCAAAAGACCCGAAAGACGCGAATGGCGACGTGGCGGCGCTTCCCTTCGAGAAGGCGCTCGCGGAACTGGAAGCCATCGTGCAGAAGCTTGAGGGCGGCAATGTCGCCCTCGAGGAATCCATCAAAATCTACGAGCGCGGCGAAGCGCTGAAAAAGCGTTGCGAAACGCTGCTGCGTGACGCCGAGGCGCGGGTCGACAAAATCACCCTCGACGCCAAGGGCAAGCCTTCGGGAACCGGGCCGCTCGACCCCGCGTAA